Proteins encoded by one window of Chryseobacterium aquaeductus:
- a CDS encoding T9SS type B sorting domain-containing protein: MKKYLSVIFSLILVSMFSQTPLQVKVKDVAGNENFNVTCTNDLDINGCLQLHVEFPVLKETTTYAVTPEVYGSAIPLNQGTSINANFDDLFAVKLDLPFSFCFFNQNFNALVVGSNGMVTFDLSQLGNINYPNVFWQNPNASLPKNSIFGVYHDMVFANGDSSEIYYSTVGTAPYRKFVINFYDGRVAGCTDRSSSQIVLHETTNIVEVFVDKKLTPCSTRKFENALIGIMNNDGSLGYSPASRNTGNWQSLQEAFRFTPTGNTIQPLVEWTNSAGQIVATGVQTNICPTQNETYTATVKFNVCGTSFLNFTDDFTFDFDASYPVAKNYSQNFCGNAQINLNLNDFKPNVTSQNPANFNFTFHSTLQDAQNNQNPLSVNYNLTSNSVFYVRIQNPNVPTCFRVAVLTLNFLIKNLITDIVSICDTNNDGVENAYDLTLLNNQILAPGTTGITYHATQSDAQNNSNAIVTANITANTKIWVRLQDANCTYVLGPINFTFKPGANANSIGLYSYTMCDINDNDLEPFDFALNLGPLISTQPGVSFATYSTFSEAFSGTGPLLGTIKDGLQTVFIRVSIPGGCFTVISVNMNVTFTQIEANEKNEYICFNGTDDITINLQTLSANMLIQPTTVPVTAFYSTYGDAELENNPIAPNQTITTDGNFVTQTFYIRFEQSNECYTIRAINVLLVHPVIVSSNFSICDFNNDNSENVFLTPFSGAIIGGQDAAVLFYLNLSDAQSGNNPVTNAMISGNTQLFVKITSYNCSQIYPVTFSLVSTPAVNSTVNVLLNNICDNNNDGVENYNLTLSQPQIYSGSSNVTFTYYTSYDPATHTFSDEIINPAQFPVQGSAVVFVKVKFNNNECFSASQLNIQMTFLPAIVLSNAVLNTCDEDFNLNETFQLSDAVSQLFLASQNTYTLSDMNISYYLTSAEANAGNSANQIGSSFTANVSTIQVWVRFQSKTTGCFSVASIQLNTYFPPKAINSAIIICDDNLDGTYEVNLLNYTNLYIDIPNQINTFSFYLNLQDAQNGLNAIANPANFTAQPFPTQIWVKIQNIPGCDDIAIINFSLGTKVVLQNTGPFDLNNVCDNGNDGIENVNLTQFQQQIYSGSNAVFSYYPSLSDLNSGANVIANPGTYSFNQNSGSNIIYVKVSVPGFCPEVTSIKISLKKVPIFDIPTQYFCPGESFTYTVNVEGQTIVSYVWTNPSGQAVSNTDTVTGNVEGTYSLTVTSDNGCTYTATFEAKYYDVPVIQQLVANGSSFTVTATGSQPILYSIDGITWQSSNVFYNLPTGITTFYVKYVEGKCIIKQDGVILDIKNAITPNGDGANDKWIVKNLHVFGTKMTNVKIFDRYQYLIFEQNTNTQIIWDGTIAGRPIPTSSYWYVITLPDGRTFTGWVLVKNNN, translated from the coding sequence TGACCTGAGTCAGCTGGGAAATATCAATTATCCCAATGTTTTCTGGCAAAATCCGAATGCAAGTCTTCCTAAAAACTCAATCTTTGGGGTGTACCACGATATGGTTTTTGCAAACGGTGATAGTTCGGAAATTTACTATTCCACAGTAGGAACTGCACCATACAGAAAGTTTGTCATCAATTTTTATGACGGAAGAGTAGCAGGCTGCACAGACCGGTCGTCTTCGCAGATTGTTTTGCATGAGACCACTAATATTGTGGAGGTTTTTGTGGATAAAAAATTGACTCCATGCTCAACAAGAAAGTTTGAAAATGCCTTAATAGGAATTATGAATAATGACGGTTCTTTAGGATATTCTCCAGCTTCGAGAAATACAGGAAACTGGCAGTCATTACAAGAAGCTTTCAGATTTACACCGACAGGAAATACGATTCAGCCATTAGTTGAATGGACCAATTCTGCAGGACAAATTGTCGCAACCGGCGTACAAACAAATATTTGCCCGACACAAAATGAAACATACACTGCAACAGTTAAATTTAATGTATGCGGAACCAGTTTTCTCAATTTTACAGATGATTTTACTTTCGACTTTGATGCAAGTTATCCTGTCGCAAAGAACTACAGTCAGAATTTTTGCGGAAATGCACAAATCAATCTTAATCTGAATGATTTTAAACCCAATGTAACTTCACAAAATCCTGCCAACTTCAATTTTACCTTTCACTCAACTTTGCAGGATGCACAAAACAATCAGAATCCACTATCTGTAAATTATAATTTGACTTCTAATTCAGTGTTTTACGTAAGAATTCAGAATCCAAATGTTCCGACTTGTTTCAGAGTTGCGGTTCTCACTCTTAATTTTTTAATTAAAAATCTTATAACAGATATTGTTTCAATTTGCGATACAAACAATGATGGAGTTGAGAATGCGTATGATTTAACTTTGTTAAACAATCAGATTCTTGCGCCTGGAACTACCGGGATTACCTATCATGCAACTCAAAGTGATGCTCAAAACAACAGCAATGCAATTGTAACGGCAAATATTACTGCGAATACAAAAATTTGGGTTCGATTGCAGGATGCAAATTGTACCTATGTTTTAGGCCCCATAAATTTTACATTTAAACCTGGCGCTAATGCAAATTCGATTGGTCTTTATTCATACACGATGTGTGATATCAATGATAATGATTTAGAGCCTTTTGATTTTGCATTAAATCTTGGACCGTTGATTTCCACACAGCCAGGCGTCAGTTTTGCTACTTACAGTACATTTTCCGAAGCATTCAGCGGAACTGGACCGTTATTAGGAACTATAAAAGACGGATTACAAACAGTTTTTATAAGGGTATCGATTCCTGGAGGATGTTTTACCGTAATTTCTGTGAACATGAATGTTACTTTTACGCAGATTGAAGCAAATGAAAAAAATGAGTATATCTGTTTTAATGGGACAGATGATATCACTATTAATTTGCAGACACTTTCTGCGAATATGCTTATACAACCAACTACAGTTCCGGTAACGGCATTTTATTCAACGTATGGTGACGCAGAATTAGAGAATAATCCTATTGCACCCAACCAGACAATAACAACTGATGGTAATTTTGTAACACAAACCTTTTATATTCGCTTTGAACAATCAAATGAATGCTATACGATAAGAGCGATCAATGTTCTTCTGGTTCATCCTGTGATTGTTTCATCAAATTTCAGTATTTGCGATTTTAATAATGATAATTCTGAAAATGTTTTTCTCACACCATTTTCGGGCGCAATTATAGGTGGTCAGGATGCCGCTGTTCTGTTTTACCTTAATTTATCTGATGCTCAATCGGGCAACAATCCTGTGACGAATGCAATGATTTCCGGGAACACTCAGCTTTTTGTAAAAATAACTTCTTACAATTGTTCTCAGATTTATCCGGTAACTTTTTCACTGGTTTCCACTCCAGCCGTGAATTCTACAGTAAATGTTTTGTTAAATAATATCTGTGATAATAATAATGACGGCGTTGAAAATTATAATCTAACGCTTTCTCAACCTCAGATTTATAGTGGATCATCAAATGTCACATTTACTTATTATACTTCTTATGATCCTGCCACTCACACATTTTCTGATGAGATCATCAATCCAGCGCAATTTCCGGTGCAGGGAAGTGCTGTTGTTTTTGTAAAAGTGAAATTTAATAATAATGAATGTTTTTCTGCATCACAGCTGAATATCCAAATGACATTTTTACCTGCTATTGTATTGTCAAACGCTGTTTTAAATACTTGTGATGAAGATTTTAATTTAAACGAAACTTTTCAGTTGAGTGATGCAGTTTCACAATTGTTTTTAGCATCTCAGAATACATACACGCTATCTGATATGAATATATCGTATTATCTCACATCAGCAGAAGCAAATGCAGGAAATTCAGCGAATCAGATTGGTAGTTCTTTTACCGCAAATGTTTCTACAATACAGGTTTGGGTACGATTTCAATCAAAAACGACAGGTTGTTTTTCTGTAGCATCAATTCAGTTAAATACTTATTTTCCTCCAAAAGCAATCAATTCAGCCATTATAATTTGTGACGACAACCTAGACGGAACTTATGAAGTAAACCTTCTCAATTATACCAATTTATATATCGATATTCCGAATCAGATCAATACATTTAGCTTTTATCTAAATCTGCAGGATGCTCAAAATGGATTAAATGCGATTGCAAATCCTGCTAATTTTACCGCTCAGCCTTTCCCGACTCAAATTTGGGTGAAAATTCAGAATATTCCTGGCTGTGATGATATTGCCATAATCAATTTTTCGCTGGGAACTAAAGTCGTGCTTCAAAATACAGGACCATTTGATTTAAATAATGTCTGCGATAATGGTAATGATGGTATTGAAAATGTGAACCTGACTCAATTTCAGCAACAAATATATTCTGGTAGCAATGCGGTGTTTTCTTATTATCCGTCTCTATCAGATTTAAATTCAGGAGCCAATGTCATTGCCAATCCGGGAACTTATTCTTTTAATCAAAATTCCGGTTCGAATATCATTTATGTAAAAGTGAGTGTTCCTGGCTTTTGTCCTGAAGTGACGAGCATTAAAATTTCATTAAAGAAAGTACCGATATTTGATATTCCTACTCAATATTTCTGTCCGGGAGAGAGTTTTACTTACACTGTAAACGTTGAAGGGCAAACCATTGTAAGTTATGTCTGGACGAATCCTTCAGGGCAGGCTGTTTCAAACACTGATACTGTCACGGGGAATGTGGAAGGTACTTATTCATTAACAGTTACGTCAGACAACGGTTGTACGTACACAGCAACTTTTGAAGCGAAATATTATGATGTTCCGGTTATTCAGCAACTTGTTGCAAATGGAAGCAGTTTTACAGTCACGGCTACAGGTTCGCAGCCAATCTTGTATTCGATAGACGGAATCACTTGGCAATCAAGCAATGTTTTCTACAATTTACCAACCGGAATTACAACATTCTATGTGAAATATGTAGAAGGCAAATGTATCATCAAACAGGATGGAGTGATTTTAGATATTAAAAATGCCATCACACCAAACGGTGACGGCGCAAATGATAAATGGATTGTCAAAAATCTTCATGTATTCGGAACTAAAATGACCAACGTAAAAATATTTGACAGGTATCAATATTTGATCTTCGAGCAAAATACAAACACTCAAATCATTTGGGACGGAACTATTGCCGGAAGACCAATCCCGACCTCAAGTTATTGGTATGTGATCACGCTTCCGGACGGAAGAACGTTTACAGGATGGGTTCTGGTGAAAAATAATAATTAA
- a CDS encoding urocanate hydratase produces the protein MNFQEQIQQGIPTELPQPKPYETNINHAPKRKEILTEEEKILALKNALRYFEPQFHAELLPEFKEELEKYGRIYMYRFRPDYEMKARDIAEYPGKSEQAKAIMLMIQNNLDYAVAQHPHELITYGGNGAVFSNWAQYLLTMKYLSEMTDEQTLTMYSGHPMGLFPSHKDAPRVVVTNGMVIPNYSKSDDWEKFNALGVSQYGQMTAGSYMYIGPQGIVHGTTITVLNAFRKINKEPIGGLFVTSGLGGMSGAQPKAGNIAGCVTVCAEVNPKITKIRHEQKWVNEIHENLDELVARVRKAQKNNEAVSLAYLGNIVEVWEKFDEENLKIDIGSDQTSLHNPWAGGYYPAGQTFEESNTMMAENPELFKEKVQETLIRHAAAINKHTLRQDQGPGTYFFDYGNAFLLEASRAGADVMSDHPTLGREFKFPSYVQDIMGPMCFDYGFGPFRWVCASGKPEDLQKTDEIACQVLEEMIKTSPEEIQQQMKDNITWIKGAQENNLVVGSQARILYADAEGRVKIAEAFNKAIKNGEIGAVVLGRDHHDVSGTDSPYRETSNIYDGSRFTADMAIQNVIGDSFRGATWVSIHNGGGVGWGEVINGGFGMLLDGSDDADRRLKSMLFWDVNNGISRRSWARNEGSVFAIKRAMEAEPNLKVTLPNFVDESLF, from the coding sequence ATGAATTTTCAAGAACAGATACAACAAGGAATTCCAACAGAATTGCCTCAGCCAAAACCATACGAGACCAATATCAATCATGCTCCGAAACGTAAAGAAATTTTAACGGAAGAAGAGAAAATATTAGCCTTAAAGAACGCTTTACGGTATTTCGAGCCTCAATTTCATGCAGAATTGTTGCCTGAGTTTAAAGAAGAATTAGAGAAATACGGAAGAATTTATATGTACCGCTTCCGTCCTGATTATGAGATGAAAGCAAGAGATATTGCAGAATATCCCGGAAAATCCGAACAGGCAAAAGCCATTATGTTGATGATTCAGAACAATCTCGATTATGCTGTGGCGCAACATCCTCACGAATTAATTACGTATGGTGGAAATGGTGCAGTGTTCTCCAATTGGGCACAGTATCTTTTGACGATGAAATATCTGTCGGAAATGACAGACGAACAAACTTTAACCATGTATTCCGGTCATCCGATGGGATTATTTCCTTCGCACAAAGATGCTCCAAGAGTTGTCGTGACGAATGGGATGGTCATTCCTAATTATTCTAAATCCGATGATTGGGAAAAATTTAATGCGTTGGGAGTTTCTCAGTACGGACAAATGACAGCCGGAAGTTACATGTACATCGGGCCGCAGGGAATTGTTCACGGAACGACGATTACGGTTTTGAATGCTTTCCGAAAAATAAATAAAGAACCAATAGGCGGATTATTCGTCACTTCAGGATTAGGCGGAATGAGTGGAGCGCAACCAAAAGCAGGAAATATTGCAGGTTGTGTTACAGTTTGTGCGGAAGTTAATCCGAAGATTACTAAGATTCGTCACGAACAAAAATGGGTCAATGAAATTCATGAAAACCTTGATGAATTGGTGGCAAGAGTGAGAAAAGCTCAGAAAAATAACGAAGCAGTTTCGTTGGCTTATCTTGGAAATATCGTTGAGGTTTGGGAGAAATTTGATGAAGAAAATTTAAAAATTGATATTGGTTCAGACCAGACTTCGCTTCACAATCCTTGGGCGGGAGGTTATTATCCTGCCGGACAAACCTTTGAGGAATCCAATACGATGATGGCAGAAAACCCTGAATTATTCAAAGAGAAAGTTCAGGAAACACTGATAAGACACGCCGCAGCAATTAATAAACACACTCTTCGCCAGGATCAGGGACCGGGAACTTATTTCTTCGATTACGGAAATGCTTTCCTATTGGAGGCTTCCAGAGCCGGAGCCGATGTAATGTCAGATCATCCGACGTTGGGAAGGGAGTTCAAATTCCCTTCTTACGTTCAGGATATTATGGGACCGATGTGTTTTGATTACGGTTTCGGGCCGTTCCGTTGGGTTTGTGCAAGCGGAAAACCGGAAGATTTGCAGAAAACAGATGAAATTGCCTGTCAGGTTTTAGAGGAAATGATTAAGACATCGCCCGAAGAAATCCAACAGCAGATGAAAGACAATATCACGTGGATTAAAGGTGCACAGGAAAATAATCTGGTCGTTGGTTCGCAAGCGAGAATTTTATATGCCGATGCAGAAGGAAGAGTGAAAATAGCAGAAGCCTTCAACAAAGCTATTAAAAACGGAGAAATCGGAGCAGTAGTTTTGGGTAGAGATCATCACGATGTTTCGGGGACAGATTCGCCGTACAGAGAGACTTCGAATATCTATGACGGTTCCAGATTTACGGCAGACATGGCGATTCAAAATGTGATTGGCGATAGTTTCCGTGGGGCAACCTGGGTGAGTATTCACAATGGAGGCGGAGTAGGATGGGGAGAAGTCATCAACGGTGGTTTCGGGATGTTGCTTGATGGAAGCGATGATGCCGACAGAAGATTAAAATCAATGCTGTTCTGGGACGTCAACAACGGAATCTCCAGACGAAGCTGGGCAAGAAATGAAGGTTCTGTTTTCGCGATTAAAAGAGCAATGGAAGCTGAACCGAATTTGAAAGTGACTTTACCGAATTTTGTGGATGAGAGTTTGTTTTAA
- a CDS encoding DUF4238 domain-containing protein, which produces MNKAQNHHYVSQTHIKKFFNYDLKKIFIYDKRYGDIRYKNGTKYIFSEDNLNTMLIENEFDYATIENLYNKYFENDFNKNYKIVEKFINQQILDKDTENALRFFARYGVLGNHRTPEHKKEIADIFYFGLIEGLGDKILENQEFLKVAQPYGDKKYSNSEIDLEIPNIILDLMGDIFFTIYVPNSICDVFILSDYCSLTLREKTNKYLNTDITEISTISFPLSSKIFLEFYSTKSTHSPQKSEIKFLNSTEVELINKETLSLSYKCVVCSDENYLQNLIS; this is translated from the coding sequence GTGAATAAAGCTCAAAATCATCACTATGTATCACAAACTCATATTAAAAAATTTTTTAATTATGATTTAAAGAAGATATTTATATATGACAAAAGATATGGAGATATACGATATAAAAATGGGACAAAATATATCTTTAGCGAAGACAACTTAAATACTATGTTAATAGAAAATGAATTTGATTATGCTACTATAGAAAATTTATACAACAAATATTTTGAAAACGATTTTAATAAAAATTACAAAATCGTGGAAAAATTTATTAATCAACAAATTTTAGACAAAGACACTGAAAACGCTCTTCGTTTTTTTGCAAGGTATGGTGTCCTTGGAAACCATAGAACCCCAGAGCACAAAAAAGAAATAGCTGATATATTTTATTTTGGACTTATAGAAGGTTTAGGAGACAAAATACTAGAGAATCAAGAATTTCTAAAAGTTGCACAGCCTTATGGAGATAAAAAATATTCTAATTCAGAAATTGATCTAGAAATACCAAATATTATATTAGATTTGATGGGAGATATTTTTTTTACAATATATGTTCCAAATAGTATTTGTGATGTCTTTATTTTATCGGATTATTGTTCATTAACATTACGAGAAAAAACAAATAAATATTTAAATACAGATATAACAGAAATATCGACAATAAGTTTTCCTTTAAGTAGCAAAATATTCTTAGAATTTTATTCTACTAAAAGTACTCATAGTCCGCAAAAATCAGAAATAAAATTCCTAAACAGTACAGAAGTTGAATTAATAAATAAAGAAACTCTCTCTTTATCGTACAAGTGTGTTGTTTGTTCTGATGAAAATTATTTACAAAATCTAATATCTTGA
- a CDS encoding SHOCT domain-containing protein: MAEKELSDIVKLGELRDKGIITQQEFDVKKKQVLDSINFSNNQNITPTTFQNSPKKANGCVIVIAVLGGTFILFMIIVFFVMIFSTNDGKKTTENKYEIFLSSNEPKNQQQKIDSAKLANKKFNNLPDAEKISILNKELEQKNLTKVQRKEIEIEIKGIKELAFAKKNISAWDGSNPKLERAVKKSMNDPDSYEHVQTTFSYKKDKVIATMIYRGNNAFGAKVLGKALGTFDYDGNLLNIEAEN, encoded by the coding sequence ATGGCAGAAAAAGAATTATCAGATATTGTAAAGCTTGGAGAATTACGTGATAAAGGAATAATTACTCAGCAAGAATTTGATGTCAAAAAAAAGCAAGTTTTAGATTCGATCAACTTTTCTAATAATCAAAATATTACACCAACTACTTTTCAGAATTCTCCAAAAAAAGCGAATGGCTGCGTAATTGTAATTGCTGTTTTAGGAGGAACTTTTATTTTATTCATGATCATAGTTTTCTTTGTGATGATTTTTTCTACTAATGATGGTAAAAAAACAACAGAAAATAAGTATGAAATATTTTTGTCTTCTAATGAACCGAAAAACCAACAGCAAAAAATTGATTCTGCAAAACTTGCAAATAAAAAATTTAATAATCTACCAGATGCAGAAAAGATCTCAATTTTAAATAAAGAACTTGAACAAAAAAATTTAACAAAAGTTCAGAGAAAAGAAATTGAAATTGAGATTAAAGGCATTAAAGAGTTAGCTTTTGCTAAGAAAAATATTTCTGCGTGGGATGGATCAAACCCAAAGTTAGAACGAGCTGTAAAAAAATCAATGAATGACCCCGATAGTTATGAGCATGTTCAAACAACATTCTCATATAAAAAAGATAAAGTTATTGCTACAATGATTTATCGAGGTAATAATGCTTTCGGAGCAAAAGTTTTGGGGAAAGCTTTAGGAACTTTTGATTATGATGGTAACCTTTTAAATATTGAAGCAGAGAACTAA
- a CDS encoding DUF808 family protein, giving the protein MASGFFAILDDIAALMDDVAVTAKLATKKTAGILGDDLAVNAEKATGFLSSREIPVLWAITKGSFINKLIILPVVFLLNWLYEPAINYILILGGLYLAFEGVEKIIEFLFHRKKEGHEVIEESAKEESAEDSEKSKIKSAITTDFILSVEIVIIALGTVLEEKHPLLTQIITVSLVAIIATVGVYGIVALIVRMDDAGFKLIKKSNDKGFFAKLGHLLISALPWIIKSLGVIGTIALIMVAGEIFAHRIDYLHHILPTWPAILKQVAFGLIGGLLGVLLFTAGKKVYSLVAKK; this is encoded by the coding sequence ATGGCTTCTGGTTTTTTTGCGATCTTAGATGATATCGCTGCTTTGATGGATGATGTTGCGGTGACGGCAAAGTTGGCAACAAAAAAGACAGCAGGTATTTTGGGAGATGATCTGGCAGTGAATGCCGAGAAAGCTACAGGTTTTCTTTCTTCACGCGAAATCCCTGTTCTTTGGGCAATTACCAAAGGTTCGTTTATCAATAAACTGATTATTCTTCCGGTCGTATTTTTGCTCAACTGGCTTTACGAGCCGGCAATCAATTATATTCTAATTTTAGGTGGTTTGTATCTTGCTTTTGAAGGTGTAGAAAAAATTATAGAATTCCTTTTTCACCGAAAAAAGGAAGGTCATGAGGTGATAGAAGAAAGCGCGAAAGAGGAGAGCGCAGAAGATTCTGAAAAGTCTAAAATAAAATCTGCCATTACTACAGATTTTATTTTATCGGTAGAGATTGTAATCATTGCTTTGGGAACTGTGCTTGAAGAAAAACATCCGCTTCTCACACAGATTATTACCGTAAGTTTGGTTGCAATTATCGCTACAGTAGGGGTTTACGGCATCGTAGCATTAATTGTAAGAATGGATGATGCAGGTTTTAAACTGATTAAAAAGAGCAACGATAAAGGTTTTTTTGCCAAACTGGGTCATTTATTGATCAGTGCATTACCTTGGATCATCAAATCGTTGGGAGTAATTGGAACCATCGCTTTGATCATGGTCGCAGGTGAGATCTTCGCACACAGAATTGATTATCTTCATCATATTTTACCAACGTGGCCGGCAATTTTGAAGCAGGTTGCTTTTGGATTAATTGGAGGGTTGCTCGGTGTTCTACTTTTTACTGCTGGAAAAAAAGTGTACTCTTTAGTTGCAAAAAAGTAA
- a CDS encoding acyltransferase family protein: MGRNLTIDVLKIVLAFFVVFLHMNFLKESDPQLSYVLVNGLFRIAVPVFLVITGFYFFHIDDAKRLKKWLFRTFLLYAIWMIIYISFWKNDEHIFLTIVFGYHHLWYLIGTFFSGLLLYFLRKQSSRVLLGLVVIFFLMGYVVQILGNLHYFEKEEDSVLNMYLLYRNFLFVCFPFLTIGFLFHKHQTDLSKYTHSLPMMILSVLCVIAEAFFNYHTISSESTDILFSLLFASPLVFLYCQKTYVKTTSKILANLSTAIYVVHPLIMKSDFYMEIKSFKILIFLAILIPLSFALVYLNKKLKYLL, from the coding sequence ATGGGCAGAAATTTAACCATTGATGTTTTAAAAATTGTACTGGCATTCTTTGTTGTGTTTCTTCACATGAATTTTTTGAAAGAATCTGATCCCCAACTAAGCTATGTATTGGTAAACGGACTTTTCAGAATTGCAGTTCCTGTTTTTCTGGTGATTACCGGATTTTATTTCTTCCATATTGATGATGCTAAAAGACTTAAAAAATGGCTTTTCAGAACGTTTTTGCTATATGCGATCTGGATGATCATTTATATTTCATTTTGGAAGAATGATGAACATATATTTTTGACCATTGTATTTGGTTATCATCATTTATGGTATCTCATCGGAACTTTTTTCTCGGGTTTGCTTCTTTACTTTTTGAGAAAACAAAGCTCGAGAGTGCTTTTGGGTTTGGTGGTAATTTTCTTTTTGATGGGATATGTTGTCCAGATTCTGGGAAATCTTCATTATTTTGAAAAAGAAGAAGATTCGGTTTTGAATATGTATTTGTTGTATAGAAATTTCCTTTTCGTATGTTTTCCTTTTCTTACGATTGGTTTTTTATTTCATAAGCATCAAACTGATTTGTCAAAGTACACACATTCACTGCCAATGATGATTTTGTCAGTACTGTGTGTCATTGCTGAAGCATTTTTCAATTACCATACAATAAGTTCGGAGAGTACAGATATTCTGTTTTCATTACTTTTTGCATCTCCGCTGGTATTTTTGTATTGTCAGAAAACGTATGTAAAAACCACGTCAAAAATTTTGGCCAATCTGTCTACTGCCATCTATGTAGTGCATCCGCTCATCATGAAATCCGACTTTTATATGGAGATTAAATCTTTTAAAATTCTGATTTTTTTGGCAATCTTAATACCGTTAAGTTTTGCTTTGGTATATCTCAATAAGAAACTTAAATATCTGCTTTAA
- a CDS encoding prevent-host-death protein encodes MNYQLQLRTPDSHGNLVFNTIIFDSFKVNIVERYYGLVPKSCDVLFKVRTLDDRLIKRKDGHVKIRIKDDDYNTYKALLKILGSYEYKNKLISRNDAQQDFVHFILRMVIINYDLT; translated from the coding sequence ATGAACTATCAACTTCAACTTCGTACACCAGATTCTCATGGTAATCTTGTTTTTAATACAATCATCTTTGATTCTTTCAAAGTGAATATTGTAGAGAGATACTATGGCCTTGTTCCAAAATCTTGCGATGTTTTATTTAAGGTCAGAACTTTAGATGACCGATTGATTAAAAGAAAAGACGGTCACGTAAAAATCAGAATAAAAGATGATGATTATAATACCTACAAAGCATTATTAAAAATTTTAGGTTCGTACGAATATAAAAATAAACTCATCAGCAGAAATGATGCGCAGCAAGATTTTGTACATTTTATTTTGAGAATGGTGATTATTAATTATGATTTAACTTAA
- the dnaJ gene encoding molecular chaperone DnaJ produces the protein MSKRDYYEVLEVSKSASADEIKKAYRKMAIKFHPDKNPGDNVAEEKFKEAAEAYEILSDDQKRARYDQYGHAGVGGQGGFGGGGFGGGMNMEDIFSQFGDIFGGGFGGGGRQQVKGSNLRIRIKLNLEEMVNGSQKTLKVKKMKMAEGATSKTCPTCNGAGVQMKVMNTMFGQMQTQTTCGTCQGIGKVADKIPAGANSQGLVKDEEEITINIPAGARDGIQLNVRGKGNDAPFGGVPGDLLVIVEEEIDKTIKREGDNLHQELYVSFAEAALGTKKEIPTVGGKVKITIDPGTQSGKILRLAGKGLPSIDSYGKGDMFIHINVWTPQTLNKEQKDFFEKQMASGDMVAEPSGKEKTFFDKVKDLFN, from the coding sequence ATGTCAAAGAGAGATTATTACGAGGTTCTTGAGGTCAGCAAATCTGCAAGTGCCGACGAAATAAAGAAAGCATACCGAAAAATGGCAATCAAATTTCACCCTGATAAAAATCCGGGTGATAATGTTGCTGAGGAAAAATTTAAAGAAGCTGCAGAAGCTTACGAAATTTTAAGCGACGACCAGAAACGTGCGAGATATGACCAGTACGGTCATGCAGGAGTAGGTGGTCAAGGTGGTTTTGGCGGCGGCGGTTTCGGTGGCGGAATGAATATGGAAGACATATTCAGCCAGTTCGGAGATATTTTCGGTGGCGGTTTTGGCGGCGGAGGTCGTCAGCAGGTGAAAGGTTCGAATTTAAGAATCAGAATCAAGCTGAATCTTGAAGAAATGGTGAATGGAAGCCAAAAAACTCTTAAAGTAAAAAAAATGAAGATGGCGGAAGGTGCCACTTCAAAAACTTGTCCTACGTGTAACGGAGCCGGAGTTCAGATGAAAGTGATGAACACGATGTTCGGGCAGATGCAGACACAAACGACTTGCGGAACTTGTCAGGGAATCGGAAAAGTTGCCGATAAAATTCCTGCAGGTGCCAATTCTCAAGGTTTAGTGAAAGATGAGGAAGAGATTACAATCAACATTCCGGCTGGTGCCAGAGACGGTATACAGCTGAATGTGAGAGGAAAAGGAAACGATGCTCCGTTTGGCGGAGTTCCTGGTGACTTACTCGTGATTGTAGAGGAAGAAATCGACAAAACCATCAAAAGAGAAGGTGATAATCTTCATCAGGAACTCTATGTTTCTTTTGCTGAAGCGGCATTGGGGACCAAAAAAGAAATCCCAACGGTTGGCGGAAAAGTAAAAATCACTATTGATCCCGGTACTCAATCCGGAAAGATCCTGAGATTAGCAGGAAAAGGACTACCAAGTATAGACAGCTATGGTAAAGGTGATATGTTTATCCACATCAATGTGTGGACGCCTCAGACGCTTAATAAAGAACAAAAAGATTTCTTCGAAAAGCAAATGGCAAGTGGCGACATGGTGGCAGAACCATCCGGAAAAGAAAAAACATTTTTTGATAAAGTGAAAGATTTATTTAATTAA